The genomic stretch GCATGTCGGTGATGGCGCCGATGTTGCCGTTGGCCAGGTCGCTGATGTCGACCTCGGGGTTGGCGTGGATGCGGAAAATGGGGAAGATCACCTCCGTGTCCGCGTTCACCTCCTGGCGGTGCGGCTGGCCGCCCACGCCGATGTAGAAGGCACGCAGGGCCGCGCGCTTCTGGTACTTGGCCTCCTGCCCGGCCTTGAGCGTGTGCTCGGTCAGGACCAGGGGCACGATGTTCTTGCGCTCGATGTCCATCTTGATCACCGGCGCCACGGCCTCGGCCAGGGCGTAGAGGCCGCTCTCCTTGCTCAAGGACTCGGCCATCAGCCCGGCCATGGCAGCCATGAACTGCGGGTCCTTCGTGCTGTTCGTCTTCACTGTGGAGTTCTCCTTGCTTGGAGCCGGGTGGCTTGCGCCCCAGGCGATTAGGCCACCAGGCCGTGATTGGTCCACAGGACGGAGATTTCGGTCCCGTCCACGGCCAGCACGCGGCCCACGATCTTGTTCGTCGCCACCGCCACCTTGAGCTTGGCCGTGGTGGCATCGAAAGTGAGGTTGTTCCCGACGGCCGGCGTGCCCGAGAACTGGTCCGTCTGGAAGACGAAGGCGCCCGTGTCCACGACGCATGGGGTCGTCTCCGTCGCGCCCTGCGTCGCGCAGTTCTTGTCCGCGCGCTTCAGGATGCCGACCGGGATGTCGGCGACATTCGACACCACCGTGAACTCGTTGTTGCCCGTGCTCTTCAGCACCTGACCCGGCGTGCCCGGCCCTTTCAGGACGCCGTCGCCAAGCTCGATGCCGGGGTGGGAGTTGTTGTACATGATCTGCTCCTTCTAGTTGAGTCCGCCCCGGCATCCCCGGGTCGGGGGTGATGCTACTCGCTGATCTCGCCGCGCTCGCTGGCCAGCCGCTCGGCGTAGATGGCCTGGAAGCCATCCGTGAGCTTGTCCTTCAGGCCCTTGGGTGCGGGGTCGCCCTCCGTGGCCGGCGTGGTGCTGGCATTGGCGCGCAGCTGCCCCTGGGCGGCGGCGGCGGCACTCCCCCCGGCGGCGGCCGCGGCCTCCTCCTCGGTGGGCGCTGCCTTGTCGGGCGCGCCTGACTTGTCAGGCAGCGCGCTCCAGGTGTCCTCGATGGCCTTGCGCGCCTCGTCGGACAGGCCGGCCAGGCGCTCGACCTCGGCCTTCCGCGCGGCATCGTCGGCAAAGGCGCGGCCCTTCTTCTCCATCAGGACGACCAGGGCCTCGGCCGCCTTGGTGGCCGCACTCTTGGCCTTCTCGTCCTCGGCTGCCTGGACCTTGACCGTCAGGTCCGTGTTCACGCCTGCCAGCTCCTCGGCGTGCTTGAGGAGTTCCTCGTGAGTCATGTCCTTCAGGGCCTTCTGGGAGGCCTGCTGGTCCTTGTTCGGGTCCATGTTGCCCGTCTCCTTGCTGATGGTGGTCAGGATCTGGATCACGCGATCCGCCGTGTCGCTGGCGGCCTGGCGGATCTTCGTGCTGGTGTCCTCCAGCGTGACAGCTTCCGCCGCGAACTGGTCGACCAGCGTGTTGGTGACGATGTGGAAGGCATCCCAGGCGCGCCAGAGATCGTCCCGGATCTCCTGCTGGATCAGCACCTGACGCACGGTCTCGGGCTTGGAGCTGCCGACGTCGCCACCGTAGGACACGGCGCGCATCAGGCCGTCCGGCTCATGGGCCATCGACGTGATGTCGGCCTTGGGGTCGGCGGGCTCGTAGCCCTCCAGTAGACCGGCGCCCGTGAAGGTCACGCCATGGAGGATCTCGTAGACGTCCTTGCCGTCCAGCTGCTGGCCCTTGGACTTTTTCAGGTGCTCGCAGCGGTCCGCCACGGCCACGTGCGTGTGGCCGCAGATGGAGCATTCGCCCTTGGCGTACGAGCACTCCATCGAGACCTTGGTGATCAGGTCCTCGTGGATGAGCTTCCGGGCCTTGGCCGCCAGCTCGTCGGAGCCCGTGAAGAGTTTTCCCGCGCAGAGGACGCGCCCGCCCTCGGCGTCGTCGAAGGCCGCCGTCTCCGTCTTGCCCACGATGTCCTGGGCCTTCTGGCCGTGCTTCAAGTTGATCTTGACGCCGGCTGCACTGGGTGCAGCCGCCTTCAGCTCGTCCACCGTGAAGTGATCGCCATTCCGGTTCGTGCCGGCGTGGCAAAGCACGAAGGCGATCTCATGGTCCTCGCCGCCCTCGGACTTTGCCTCCGCCACGGCCACCACCCGGCCGGCGACCAGGCGCGCCGTCATGCGCGTCCTGTCAGCAGCAGCGGCCGCCATCGCGGCAATGGCCGCGGCGTCCACGGGCTCTTTGTCCTTCACGTCGTCCTCCTTGGGCTGATCCGGCTTACTCGGCTTGGCCGCTTCGTCCTTCTTCGCCGTCCCCACGAACAGGTACTCCTTGGCCTTGGCCGGATCCTTGTCCCGGTTCTTGCCGGCCAGACTGCCGTAGGAGAAATCCTTCGTCTCCAGGCGGAACTCGCGCCCGGCCTTCTCGAAGACTTCCTGCAGCTCGGCTTCGCTGGGGTAGCTGTGGTCGCGGTAGGAGAGGATCCAGTCCGGGATGTGCTCGGCCGCGGCAAAGACCTCCTGGAAGAAAGCCGCGATGTTGGCCTTGGTGAGGTCCCCTTGGGTCTTTTCCATCCGCGTGACGCTGTCGGCGTTGGGCGTACGACCCTCGCCCTTCACCATCACGGCATCGACGACGTGGTAGTTGGCGCTGTAGTTGGCGGCGCTGAACTCGGTCACGTAGGGCGGGTCGAAGTAGGCCAGGTCGGCCTTGACCTTGGGCAGGAACTCGCGCACGTCCAGGCGCTGCGCCGTGCAGGCCGGCCCGTCCAGCACCATCGAGTTCAGGCGCCGGATGACCTCGCCCAGGCGCTTGTGGAACTGCTCGGGGCTGTAGCCGTCCTCGCTGACCTTGCTGGTGGTGAACTGGGGAAACCAGCCGCGGGCCGAGAGCATCGTGGCCCCCAGGGCCGCCAGGGCCAGGTCCTTCTTGAAACCCTTCAGGGCATCGACGTTTTCCCGTACCTCGTCGATGACGCCATGGATCTCGGGCTTCCAGAACTTGTCCTTGTAGTGGTCCCGAACGAAGGTGCCGGCCTTCGGGTTGGGCTGGCAGAGGGCGTCGATCTCCTCGTCCGTCACTTGCTCGGTCTGGTTGACGAGGATGGCCCGGGCGATGTGGTGGGGCCAGTGCAGGCTGTCGTTGGAGTGGACCTGGAAGCCTTCGCGCTTCAACATGTAGCTCACGCTGCCACCGCCGGCGAAGGCGTCCACCACGGTCTTCACGCCCTCGGGAATCTGCTCGCGGATCCAATCGAGCAGCTTGCGCTTGTTCCCGATGTACTGGACCCCATGCGTCGGCGCCCCGGCGGCCTGGGAGGTCAGGCTTAACTCGGGGAAGAGGGCGGCTTCGACAGTCAGGAAGTGCATGGAAATCCCGCGACTTAGGTTCATCGCGGGATACGATCCCCTGTCCGAGAGGGTCTGTCAAGTAAGGAGAGAAGGAATATTCGTGGGGCTGGCTACTTTTTTGTCACAAGGGCTTCCAGGCGCCTGAAGAAGGCCGCGTAATCAGTGACCTCTTCTTCCTGGATCTCGCTCGCGCTGCGATAGTAGCCCACGTGATGACGCCAGTAATCCAGCATCTCGCGGGGGACGAAGCGCTGATCTTGCTCCAGCATGGCATTGATCAGGTCGGAGGGAATCTCCTCATCCTCTGGGAAGGCCGGGTCGAACACGTAGTCCAGCCTGTCGTCCTGGGTGATCCAAGCGCCGATGGGCTGCTTGCGTGTGGAGTCCGGATCGAACTCGAACACATAGAACCAGAGCACTTTCACCGGCTCATCTCTCCTGTCGATTGGAGGTTGACCGTCCATTCCGTCGCCTGCTGGTCCAGCAAGGCCTGGAGGGCCTCATCCCCACCGAAGTCCTTCACGGCATCCTCCCAGGCCTGGTAGGTGGCTTCCTGCCGCTTGTCCAAGTCGTGCGGATCATTCGTGCAGATGAGAAAGCGCTTTCCGCCATCCACCTCCTTCAGCCAGCAGAAATGCCCCTTGCGCTCCGTCACCACGCCACGAAAGGCATGCACGGGATGGCCTGCGTTCAGCATATCCAGGACGCTCATCTCTGCGAAAAGAACGAAGTAGCGCCACGCCTGGATCGCGCCTGTGTGGCGGTCGAAGACAGGCGAGGCCTCCAGCACGCGGATGCCTGCAGCGTGGATGTCAATGGCATCTCCATCCTGGAAGAGAACCGTAATCGTGGCCCCGAAGCCCGTCATCAGGGATTCGCAGTAGGCCTGGAAGGCCAGGCGCTCCGGTTCTTGCATGCTCATGCTACCTCGCAAACACGACATCCTCGATCCGCCGGCCGTCCGGCAGAACCGTGATGCCGTGCTTCTTGAAAAGGGCGATGACCTTGACCCTGCGACCGGCATCGCCGACGACGATGGAATCCATGTTCTCCAAGAGGGGAACCGCTCCCTTGATGATGGTCTCGTTCCCGCAGTAGTGGGGCATCTTCTTCAGCGTCTCCAGGTCCGAGATCCGGTTCTCGCGGACGAAGTTCCCCACCACCTTGCCGTAGTGGTCACTGTTGTAACTAATCGCGTCGGCACGACGTAGCAGATCGGGCTTGAAGCGGATGGTGTTGGCCTGCGTGTTCGTGGATCGCATGATGCGCGTGAAGAAGTAGCTCGCCCCGCCCGAATTCATGTCCTGGGACGGGCTCATGCCGCCGATGGGCACCCCCGTGCTGAAGCGCTCGGCCGTCGGGATGAAGGACTGGTTGGTCGGCAGCACGGCCTCCAGGAAGTCCTCCACGGAGCCCTTCGTCATGCCGTGCATGAGCACGTAGCCCTCCATCTCCCTCTCCAGCGTCTCGCGTGACACGTCGAAGCGGACCTGCACGCGCATGCCTGCCGTGCCACCCTTGCCCGTGGCGACCGCCGCCTGGTGCGTGCCCATCGGGTTGTAGTCGGGCAGCTTGGTCACGTCCTTCACGCCCAGATGGCGACTCCAGACCTCACGCCAGATGCGCACGGCGGACTCGGTGGAGGCCTTCTTTGCTTCCTCGGCCGCGGCCAGGAAGGCAGGGCTGTCGTCGATCTTGGCGACGAAAGCGACCTTCTGCAGATACATGAGCTCCTCGTCCCAGGGTGTCGAGGGCGCCGTGTCCAAGCCCAGAACCTTCAACCGCTCCATAGCCCGGGCGACGACGCTCTCGGAGACGCCCTCGCGCACCTTGACGGTCATGCGCCCGTGCATGGCGTAGCTCTTGCCCACCGACT from bacterium encodes the following:
- a CDS encoding DNA adenine methylase, with protein sequence MHFLTVEAALFPELSLTSQAAGAPTHGVQYIGNKRKLLDWIREQIPEGVKTVVDAFAGGGSVSYMLKREGFQVHSNDSLHWPHHIARAILVNQTEQVTDEEIDALCQPNPKAGTFVRDHYKDKFWKPEIHGVIDEVRENVDALKGFKKDLALAALGATMLSARGWFPQFTTSKVSEDGYSPEQFHKRLGEVIRRLNSMVLDGPACTAQRLDVREFLPKVKADLAYFDPPYVTEFSAANYSANYHVVDAVMVKGEGRTPNADSVTRMEKTQGDLTKANIAAFFQEVFAAAEHIPDWILSYRDHSYPSEAELQEVFEKAGREFRLETKDFSYGSLAGKNRDKDPAKAKEYLFVGTAKKDEAAKPSKPDQPKEDDVKDKEPVDAAAIAAMAAAAADRTRMTARLVAGRVVAVAEAKSEGGEDHEIAFVLCHAGTNRNGDHFTVDELKAAAPSAAGVKINLKHGQKAQDIVGKTETAAFDDAEGGRVLCAGKLFTGSDELAAKARKLIHEDLITKVSMECSYAKGECSICGHTHVAVADRCEHLKKSKGQQLDGKDVYEILHGVTFTGAGLLEGYEPADPKADITSMAHEPDGLMRAVSYGGDVGSSKPETVRQVLIQQEIRDDLWRAWDAFHIVTNTLVDQFAAEAVTLEDTSTKIRQAASDTADRVIQILTTISKETGNMDPNKDQQASQKALKDMTHEELLKHAEELAGVNTDLTVKVQAAEDEKAKSAATKAAEALVVLMEKKGRAFADDAARKAEVERLAGLSDEARKAIEDTWSALPDKSGAPDKAAPTEEEAAAAAGGSAAAAAQGQLRANASTTPATEGDPAPKGLKDKLTDGFQAIYAERLASERGEISE